One Anas platyrhynchos isolate ZD024472 breed Pekin duck chromosome 2, IASCAAS_PekinDuck_T2T, whole genome shotgun sequence DNA segment encodes these proteins:
- the NXPH1 gene encoding neurexophilin-1, giving the protein MQAVYWYAVLLLQPTLYLVTCANLTNGGKTELLKSGSSKSTLKHIWTESNKDLSISRLLSQTFRGKENDTDLDLRYDAPETYSEQDLWDWLRNSTDLQEPRPRAKRRPIVKTGKFKKMFGWGDFHSNIKTVKLNLLITGKIVDHGNGTFSVYFRHNSTGQGNVSVSLVPPTKIVEFDLAQQTVIDAKDSKSFNCRIEYEKVDKATKNTLCNYDPSKTCYQEQTQSHVSWLCSKPFKVICIYISFYSTDYKLVQKVCPDYNYHSDTPYFPSG; this is encoded by the coding sequence gtTACCTGTGCAAATTTAACaaatggaggaaaaacagaacttCTAAAATCAGGAAGCTCCAAATCCACACTAAAGCACATATGGACAGAAAGTAACAAAGACTTGTCCATCAGCCGACTGCTGTCACAGACTTTTCgtggaaaggaaaatgataCAGATTTGGACCTGCGATATGATGCCCCAGAAACTTATTCTGAGCAAGATCTCTGGGACTGGCTGAGGAACTCCACAGACCTGCAAGAGCCTCGACCCAGAGCAAAGAGACGGCCCATTGTCAAGACTgggaaatttaagaaaatgtttggCTGGGGCGATTTTCATTCCAACATCAAGACTGTGAAGCTAAATCTGTTAATAACAGGGAAAATTGTTGACCATGGCAATGGGACGTTTAGCGTTTACTTCAGGCATAACTCCACTGGTCAAGGGAATGTATCTGTGAGCCTAGTGCCCCCTACAAAAATAGTGGAATTTGACTTGGCACAACAGACAGTGATTGATGCCAAAGATTCCAAGTCCTTTAACTGTCGAATTGAGTATGAAAAGGTTGACAAGGCTACCAAGAACACACTCTGCAACTATGACCCTTCAAAAACCTGTTATCAGGAGCAGACCCAGAGCCATGTGTCATGGCTCTGCTCCAAGCCCTTTAAAGTAATCTGTatttacatttccttttatAGTACAGATTATAAACTAGTACAGAAGGTGTGTCCTGATTACAACTACCACAGTGACACACCCTACTTCCCTTCAGGGTGA